From Haloglomus litoreum, the proteins below share one genomic window:
- a CDS encoding acylphosphatase produces MTADGDGERVRAHVFVGGRVQGVTYRATTRREATERGVDGWVRNLDDGRVEAVFEGPADAVEGMLAYCHEGPTRARVDDVSVEYEPPAGIEGFEIRR; encoded by the coding sequence ATGACAGCCGACGGGGACGGCGAGCGCGTGCGAGCCCACGTCTTCGTGGGCGGCCGCGTCCAGGGCGTGACCTACCGCGCGACCACGCGCCGCGAGGCCACCGAGCGCGGCGTCGACGGCTGGGTCCGGAACCTGGACGACGGTCGCGTGGAGGCGGTCTTCGAGGGGCCCGCCGACGCCGTCGAGGGGATGCTGGCGTACTGCCACGAGGGACCGACACGGGCCCGCGTCGACGACGTGAGCGTCGAGTACGAACCGCCAGCGGGTATCGAGGGCTTCGAGATCCGCCGATGA
- a CDS encoding NADPH:quinone reductase — protein MRAVRYHDHGGPEQLMVEDVDRPTPGDDEVLVKVRAASVNPVDTYFREGSYRPGDLPWIPGSDAAGVVTAVGDSVTDYDPGDRVFATALGNDHPGTCAEYVTAPTDRLAALPDRVGFAAAAAGALVGVTAWQSLVARCGLDPGERVLVHGGSGGVGHVAVQLAAAAGARVTTTASPAYHDDLRDLGADDVLDYDRDDLADAVREAGQPDVVLDHRLDDYLGLDCEVAAFRGRIAAIGNTDAEATFPNVPAHRGKALTVHHVSMFNTPDVARVLGRLASLMERGSLAPRVARTYDLDGVKDAQQAVLDESFLGKLVVEP, from the coding sequence ATGCGAGCCGTCCGATACCACGACCACGGCGGGCCGGAACAGCTCATGGTCGAGGACGTCGACCGCCCGACGCCCGGCGACGACGAGGTGCTGGTGAAGGTGCGCGCCGCGTCGGTCAACCCCGTGGACACGTACTTCCGCGAGGGCTCCTACCGCCCGGGAGATCTGCCGTGGATACCGGGGAGCGACGCCGCCGGCGTGGTGACGGCGGTCGGCGACAGCGTGACCGACTACGACCCCGGCGACCGCGTGTTCGCGACCGCGCTGGGCAACGACCACCCGGGGACGTGCGCGGAGTACGTCACGGCCCCGACCGACCGGCTGGCGGCGCTCCCCGACCGCGTGGGGTTCGCGGCGGCCGCGGCCGGGGCGCTGGTCGGTGTGACGGCGTGGCAGTCACTGGTCGCGCGGTGTGGCCTCGACCCCGGCGAGCGCGTCCTCGTCCACGGCGGCTCGGGCGGCGTCGGGCACGTCGCGGTTCAGCTCGCGGCGGCCGCCGGCGCGCGGGTGACGACCACGGCCAGTCCGGCGTACCACGACGACCTCCGCGACCTGGGTGCCGACGACGTGCTGGACTACGACCGCGACGACCTCGCCGACGCCGTCCGCGAGGCCGGCCAGCCCGACGTGGTGCTGGACCACCGGCTCGACGACTACCTCGGGCTGGACTGCGAGGTGGCGGCCTTCCGCGGGCGCATCGCAGCCATCGGCAACACCGACGCCGAGGCGACGTTCCCGAACGTCCCTGCTCATCGTGGGAAGGCACTCACCGTCCACCACGTCTCGATGTTCAACACGCCGGACGTGGCGCGGGTACTCGGGCGGCTGGCATCCCTGATGGAGCGTGGCTCGCTCGCGCCGCGGGTCGCGCGCACGTACGACCTCGACGGGGTGAAGGACGCCCAGCAGGCGGTGCTGGACGAGTCGTTCCTCGGGAAACTGGTCGTCGAGCCCTGA
- a CDS encoding elongation factor 1-beta, whose translation MGKVAAKLKVMPQSPDVDLDALQERLESSLPEGAHIKGVQRDDVAFGLVALFPTVIVPDDAGGTEAVEEAFAGTEGVESVQVEEVGRI comes from the coding sequence ATGGGGAAGGTCGCAGCCAAACTCAAGGTCATGCCGCAGAGTCCCGACGTGGACCTGGACGCGCTCCAGGAGCGTCTGGAATCGTCCCTCCCGGAGGGCGCCCACATCAAGGGCGTCCAGCGCGACGACGTCGCGTTCGGGCTGGTGGCGCTGTTCCCCACCGTCATCGTGCCCGACGACGCCGGCGGCACGGAGGCCGTCGAGGAGGCGTTCGCGGGCACCGAGGGCGTCGAGTCGGTGCAGGTCGAGGAAGTCGGTCGCATCTAG
- a CDS encoding CopD family protein, which translates to MTLVDATFYAIHLLVGALWTGSVLFAVWAVLPAARDGEVRPEPLESVFGRLTLLSRGAALVMLLTGGHLAAQLYTVESLTGSPRGHLVLTMTLLWLVMTGLVEVGNSRMSDGLDAKKVRTPAREAGRFYRAAGVVAVLLLVDAGVLAANSAGFIAL; encoded by the coding sequence ATGACACTCGTCGACGCGACGTTCTACGCCATCCATCTCCTCGTCGGAGCACTCTGGACGGGGAGCGTGCTGTTCGCTGTCTGGGCGGTGCTGCCGGCCGCGCGGGACGGCGAGGTCCGTCCCGAACCGCTCGAGAGCGTCTTCGGTCGCCTGACCCTGCTCTCGCGGGGGGCGGCACTCGTGATGCTCCTCACCGGGGGCCACCTGGCCGCCCAGCTCTACACCGTCGAGAGCCTGACCGGCAGCCCACGCGGCCATCTCGTCCTGACGATGACCCTGCTGTGGCTCGTGATGACCGGTCTCGTCGAGGTCGGCAACAGCCGGATGAGCGACGGGCTCGACGCGAAGAAGGTCCGCACGCCGGCCCGGGAGGCCGGCCGCTTCTACCGCGCGGCCGGCGTCGTGGCCGTCCTGCTGCTGGTCGACGCGGGCGTCCTCGCGGCCAACAGTGCGGGCTTCATCGCGCTGTGA
- a CDS encoding DUF998 domain-containing protein produces the protein MTDSHTRLAGTASVVVLALAVLVGVALDPTVRLLPVRARLSDLGRPGGAGAFPFDYGLVVAGLLGLAFVRAWWPAASESRDRVAAGLAGVVFGCLAVAGLFPEPSAVHLPFLAGAYLAAWAGPLLDGVRLRRDGADDGGRSRAGVALLAGAALVALLWGIRAVVQVTTFLLSGATSALLLTEVATLALFAGWVLFRAWVGGPALTVDAPAGDLSVDGR, from the coding sequence GTGACCGACTCGCACACGCGCCTCGCCGGCACGGCGAGCGTCGTCGTACTCGCCCTCGCCGTCCTCGTCGGGGTGGCGCTCGACCCGACCGTCCGGCTCCTCCCGGTCCGGGCCCGCCTGTCCGACCTCGGCCGTCCCGGCGGCGCGGGCGCGTTCCCGTTCGACTACGGCCTCGTCGTCGCGGGACTCCTCGGGCTGGCCTTCGTCCGGGCGTGGTGGCCAGCGGCCTCCGAATCGCGGGACCGCGTGGCCGCGGGCCTCGCCGGCGTCGTCTTCGGCTGTCTCGCAGTCGCCGGGCTCTTCCCCGAGCCGTCGGCTGTCCACCTCCCGTTCCTGGCGGGGGCCTACCTGGCGGCCTGGGCCGGTCCCCTGCTCGACGGGGTCCGGCTCCGGCGGGACGGGGCCGACGACGGAGGGCGCTCGCGTGCTGGCGTCGCGCTCCTTGCCGGCGCCGCGCTCGTGGCACTGCTGTGGGGAATCCGGGCCGTCGTGCAGGTGACGACGTTCCTCCTCTCCGGGGCGACGAGCGCCCTGCTCCTGACGGAGGTCGCGACGCTCGCACTGTTCGCGGGCTGGGTGCTGTTCCGGGCGTGGGTCGGCGGGCCGGCCCTCACGGTTGACGCGCCCGCGGGCGACCTCAGCGTCGACGGACGGTGA
- a CDS encoding RNA polymerase Rpb4 family protein — MTIFKETLDAEYVTTAEAKELLAEVEQERALDEDREMRYELARAIDHANRFAAMSAEDGRALVEELLELEKLDEKTAHKIADTLPQDRDEVRSVFAQERYALDGDELDEVLNVVAKYA; from the coding sequence ATGACGATCTTCAAGGAGACGCTCGACGCCGAGTACGTCACCACCGCCGAGGCCAAGGAGCTGCTGGCGGAGGTCGAGCAGGAGCGCGCGCTCGACGAGGACCGCGAGATGCGCTACGAACTGGCGCGCGCCATCGACCACGCGAACCGCTTCGCCGCCATGAGTGCCGAGGACGGCCGCGCACTCGTCGAGGAGCTCCTCGAACTGGAGAAGCTCGACGAGAAGACCGCCCACAAGATCGCCGACACCCTCCCGCAGGACCGCGACGAGGTCCGCTCCGTGTTCGCCCAGGAGCGCTACGCGCTCGACGGCGACGAACTGGACGAGGTCCTCAATGTCGTCGCGAAGTACGCCTGA
- a CDS encoding 50S ribosomal protein L21e: protein MPSSNGPLHGTRNKLRNKPRERGTSPPQRAVEEFEAGEKVHLHIDPSVPDGRFHPRFNGHTGEVEAQQGRAYKVTITDGSKEKTIITKPAHLRRQTE from the coding sequence ATGCCGAGCTCCAACGGGCCCCTCCACGGAACACGCAACAAGCTACGGAACAAGCCCCGCGAGCGGGGTACCTCGCCGCCGCAGCGCGCGGTCGAGGAGTTCGAGGCGGGCGAGAAGGTCCACCTCCACATCGACCCGAGCGTGCCGGACGGCCGCTTCCACCCCCGCTTCAACGGCCACACCGGCGAGGTCGAGGCGCAGCAGGGCCGCGCCTACAAGGTGACCATCACCGACGGCAGCAAGGAGAAGACCATCATCACGAAGCCCGCACACCTCCGCCGCCAGACGGAGTAA
- a CDS encoding P-II family nitrogen regulator, which yields MAYIRPDRLEAVKEALAEVGAPSLTVTQVSGRGSQSATEGQWRGETYTVDLHRKVKVECVVADTPVDDVVAAIADGAHTGEPGDGKVFVLPVESALQIRTGKRGPDAV from the coding sequence ATGGCCTACATCCGCCCGGACCGGCTGGAGGCGGTGAAGGAGGCCCTCGCCGAAGTCGGCGCGCCCTCGCTGACGGTGACGCAGGTCTCCGGGCGCGGGAGCCAGTCCGCGACCGAGGGGCAGTGGCGCGGCGAGACGTACACGGTCGACCTCCACCGGAAGGTGAAGGTCGAGTGCGTCGTGGCCGATACGCCCGTCGACGACGTGGTCGCGGCCATCGCCGACGGCGCTCACACTGGCGAGCCGGGCGACGGGAAGGTGTTCGTCCTGCCGGTGGAGTCGGCGCTCCAGATCCGGACGGGCAAGCGCGGCCCGGACGCCGTCTGA
- a CDS encoding HVO_2753 family zinc finger protein, translating into MSQADSSETRQCVSCGINIAGTNAARFKCPDCGHLIFRCSTCRKQSNLYECPDCGFTGP; encoded by the coding sequence ATGAGCCAGGCCGACAGCAGCGAGACGCGCCAGTGCGTCTCCTGTGGCATCAACATCGCCGGGACGAACGCCGCCCGGTTCAAGTGCCCCGACTGCGGGCACCTGATCTTCCGGTGTTCGACCTGCCGCAAGCAGAGCAACCTCTACGAGTGTCCGGACTGTGGCTTCACGGGGCCCTGA
- a CDS encoding DUF7563 family protein — protein MPHCNNCDSYVSEAYVRVFAPQGMDTVRVCPHCEDKLRDGADVREARAPRQQ, from the coding sequence GTGCCCCACTGCAACAACTGCGACTCGTACGTCAGTGAAGCGTACGTACGGGTGTTCGCCCCGCAGGGCATGGATACCGTCCGAGTGTGTCCCCACTGCGAGGACAAGCTCCGGGACGGAGCCGACGTCCGCGAGGCGCGGGCCCCGCGTCAGCAGTAA
- a CDS encoding amidohydrolase family protein — translation MVLEGTVLVGREFEPVEGRVVVENGTVERVEGDSVDSDDIVLPAFVNAHTHIGDSIAKDAGAGLSLDELVAPPDGLKHRLLRDASHEELVAAMHRSLRYMRQGGTGAFVEFREGGVEGVRAIRDALDGVDINPVVLGRETVAAMEAADGFGASGARDGDFSRERNATREAGKLFGIHAGERDAMDINPALDLDPDFLVHMVHAEELHLERVAERGTPIVVCPRSNLVTKVGFPPVGDMLERTSVALGTDNVMLNSPSMFREMAFTAKLSDDRVTAPDVLRMATVAGADLAGLNCGCIEAGREARLLVLDGDSDNLSGYRNPVRAVVRRASVSDVKHVVSPDQPDPDEA, via the coding sequence ATGGTGCTCGAGGGGACGGTCCTCGTCGGTCGCGAGTTCGAACCCGTGGAGGGGCGCGTGGTGGTGGAGAACGGTACCGTCGAGCGGGTCGAGGGTGACTCCGTCGACAGCGACGACATCGTGCTGCCCGCGTTCGTCAACGCACACACCCACATCGGCGACTCCATCGCGAAGGACGCCGGGGCGGGCCTCTCGCTGGACGAGCTGGTCGCGCCACCGGACGGCCTGAAACACCGGCTCCTGCGCGACGCCTCGCACGAGGAACTCGTCGCGGCGATGCACCGGTCGCTGCGCTACATGCGCCAGGGCGGCACCGGCGCGTTCGTCGAGTTCCGCGAGGGGGGCGTCGAGGGGGTCCGGGCCATCCGCGACGCCCTCGACGGCGTCGACATCAACCCGGTCGTCCTCGGCCGGGAGACGGTCGCGGCCATGGAGGCGGCCGACGGGTTCGGCGCCTCGGGCGCTCGCGACGGCGACTTCTCCCGCGAGCGCAACGCGACCCGCGAGGCCGGCAAACTGTTCGGCATCCACGCCGGCGAGCGCGACGCGATGGACATCAACCCGGCGCTGGACCTGGACCCGGACTTCCTCGTCCACATGGTCCACGCCGAGGAGCTCCACCTCGAGCGGGTCGCGGAGCGCGGGACGCCCATCGTCGTCTGCCCGCGCTCGAACCTCGTCACGAAGGTCGGGTTCCCGCCGGTCGGCGACATGCTGGAGCGGACGAGCGTCGCGCTCGGGACGGACAACGTGATGCTCAACTCCCCGTCGATGTTCCGCGAGATGGCGTTCACCGCGAAACTGAGCGACGACCGCGTCACGGCGCCCGACGTGCTGCGGATGGCGACCGTCGCGGGCGCGGACCTCGCGGGCCTGAACTGCGGCTGCATCGAGGCCGGGCGCGAGGCGCGGCTGCTCGTCCTCGACGGCGACTCGGACAACCTCTCGGGCTACCGGAACCCGGTCCGTGCGGTCGTCCGGCGCGCGAGCGTGAGCGACGTGAAGCACGTCGTCTCCCCCGACCAGCCCGACCCGGACGAGGCGTAG
- a CDS encoding translation initiation factor eIF-2B gives MIDETVAEIRDMQTHSSSVVAVKAAEALRELLDREFPSLEEYIRDLERNSQALKRAQPSHATLHTTQGEIRAAVEDADPEDVEAAKAATEAAIEAVVEQVERGKQQAAANAAESLRDGDVVLTHDYSSTVLEALELAASEGRHLEVYVTEARPRYLGRKTARTLAGIDRIEPHLLVDSACGEVLPDCDRVMVGMDCIVDGTFYNRVGTFPIAATAAELAVPVTVVGASTKIIDEGGFQFQNEFRPASEVMLEPADGFDIENPAYDATPTHLVDSVITDEGTLSP, from the coding sequence ATGATCGACGAGACGGTCGCGGAGATCCGCGACATGCAGACCCACAGCTCCTCCGTCGTGGCGGTCAAGGCGGCCGAGGCGCTGCGGGAGTTGCTGGACCGGGAGTTCCCGTCGCTCGAGGAGTACATCCGGGACCTCGAACGGAACAGCCAGGCGCTCAAGCGCGCCCAGCCCTCCCACGCCACCCTCCACACCACACAGGGCGAGATCCGGGCGGCCGTCGAGGACGCCGACCCCGAGGACGTCGAGGCAGCGAAGGCGGCGACCGAGGCGGCCATCGAGGCGGTCGTCGAGCAGGTCGAGCGTGGCAAGCAGCAGGCCGCCGCGAACGCCGCCGAGTCACTCCGGGACGGTGACGTGGTCCTCACGCATGATTACTCCTCGACCGTGCTGGAGGCGCTGGAACTCGCCGCGAGCGAGGGCCGCCATCTCGAGGTGTACGTGACCGAGGCGCGGCCACGCTACCTCGGGCGCAAGACCGCCCGGACCCTCGCCGGTATCGACCGCATCGAGCCGCACCTGCTGGTCGACTCGGCCTGCGGCGAGGTCCTCCCGGACTGTGACCGCGTGATGGTCGGGATGGACTGCATCGTCGACGGCACGTTCTACAACCGCGTCGGCACGTTCCCCATCGCCGCGACCGCCGCCGAGCTCGCGGTGCCGGTCACGGTCGTCGGCGCGTCGACGAAGATCATCGACGAGGGCGGTTTCCAGTTCCAGAACGAGTTCCGCCCGGCCAGCGAGGTCATGCTCGAACCCGCCGACGGGTTCGACATCGAGAACCCCGCGTACGACGCGACGCCGACCCACCTCGTCGACTCGGTCATCACGGACGAGGGGACGCTGTCGCCGTGA
- a CDS encoding cytochrome P450: MADRSAPGDGDGTTDPTTAPPAPEVDGLPLLGNTHQYLRDPLTFHERHARDLGDVVRVRLAGGSFHYVTHPDDIQRVLVSDQSRFRKASQVAEAGSGFLTDGMFLATGEQWRRARTIAQPAFYRERVERYGRHAVDATREATAGWSDGDRVDLGAVTKRVTLDVLVRALFDRDLDDAFGRTVAEAARTVNDFLDATSLRTILPLPDWLPTPAKRRFEAARADFDDAVDDLLDARGGSGVDAVADAPASLDAIDDPDLLDLLLAANRAADEEDRLSRAELRDNLVTFLFAGHETTALALSYAGHLLADAPDASDRLAAEVDTLSGEPTVADLPDLPYTEAVVKESMRRYPPLYTLFREPLEPVALGGRRVPAGATLVLPQRIVHTDPRWWDRPEAFRPERWLDDDAEHTRAAPGTEDRPEYAYFPFGGGPRHCIGARFAMLEARLALATLAREWRFTDPGEVRPSLNVTLQPSDPIRVTVRRR, from the coding sequence ATGGCCGACCGCTCGGCGCCCGGGGACGGGGACGGAACGACGGACCCGACCACCGCGCCACCGGCACCCGAGGTCGACGGCCTCCCGCTGCTCGGCAACACCCACCAGTACCTCCGGGACCCCCTCACCTTCCACGAGCGCCACGCCCGCGACCTGGGCGACGTGGTCCGGGTCCGGCTGGCGGGCGGGAGCTTCCACTACGTCACCCACCCCGACGACATCCAGCGCGTCCTCGTGAGCGACCAGTCCCGCTTCCGGAAGGCCTCGCAGGTCGCCGAGGCCGGCAGCGGCTTCCTCACCGACGGGATGTTCCTCGCGACGGGCGAGCAGTGGCGCCGCGCGCGGACCATCGCTCAGCCCGCCTTCTACCGCGAGCGCGTCGAGCGCTACGGCCGCCACGCCGTCGACGCGACCCGCGAGGCGACCGCCGGCTGGTCGGACGGCGACCGCGTCGACCTCGGCGCCGTGACCAAACGCGTCACGCTCGATGTCCTCGTCCGGGCACTGTTCGACCGCGACCTGGACGACGCGTTCGGCCGGACCGTCGCCGAGGCCGCGCGCACGGTCAACGACTTCCTCGACGCCACCTCGCTCCGGACGATCCTCCCGCTCCCGGACTGGCTCCCGACGCCCGCGAAGCGTCGGTTCGAGGCTGCCCGCGCCGACTTCGACGATGCCGTCGACGACCTGCTCGACGCGCGCGGTGGGTCCGGTGTCGACGCCGTGGCCGACGCCCCCGCGTCGCTGGACGCCATCGACGACCCGGACCTGCTCGACCTGTTGCTGGCCGCCAACCGCGCCGCCGACGAGGAGGACCGCCTCTCCCGGGCCGAGTTGCGCGATAACCTCGTCACCTTCCTGTTCGCCGGCCACGAGACCACCGCGCTCGCGCTCTCGTACGCCGGGCATCTGCTCGCGGACGCCCCCGACGCGAGCGACCGCCTCGCGGCCGAGGTGGACACCCTCTCGGGGGAGCCGACGGTCGCGGACCTGCCCGACCTGCCGTACACGGAGGCCGTCGTGAAGGAGTCGATGCGGCGCTACCCGCCGCTGTACACGCTGTTCCGCGAACCGCTCGAACCGGTCGCCCTCGGTGGCCGCCGGGTGCCCGCGGGCGCGACGCTGGTCCTCCCCCAGCGTATCGTCCACACGGACCCGCGCTGGTGGGACCGGCCGGAGGCGTTCCGGCCCGAGCGGTGGCTCGACGACGATGCCGAACACACGCGGGCGGCTCCCGGCACCGAGGACCGCCCGGAGTACGCCTACTTCCCGTTCGGCGGCGGCCCGCGCCACTGCATCGGCGCGCGGTTCGCGATGCTGGAGGCTCGCCTCGCGCTGGCAACGCTGGCCCGGGAGTGGCGGTTCACCGACCCCGGCGAGGTACGGCCGTCGCTCAACGTCACGCTCCAGCCGAGCGACCCCATCCGGGTCACCGTCCGTCGACGCTGA
- a CDS encoding RtcB family protein, which translates to MSETPADDPETFEAGGITLEKRREFVWEMPRDEAGGMRVPARILASRSLLEEIKNDKTLQQLRNTTHLPGVRKYAICMPDGHQGYGFPVGGVAGIDAEDGCISPGAVGYDINCGVRMIKSDISYEQLQGREEELVDALFDAVPTGLGGGGVVESDVSTVESVLRRGVDWALEHGYAVEDDLTHCEDEGMRHDADPSAVSEKAKNRGRTQLGSLGSGNHFLEVQRVTDIYREDVADAYGLEPDQVVVLIHCGSRGLGHQVCTDYLRDIEQAHQGLLAQLPDRELAAAPAGSQLAEQYYGAMCAAINFAWVNRQLITHRTREVFADVFGADWQDLGMDLLYDVAHNIAKREVHEVPDGAGGTEQRELFVHRKGATRAFPAGNPEVPKAHRDVGQPVIIPGSMGAGSYVLRGGEHSMRETFGSTAHGAGRLMSRTQAKQDYWGGDVQDDLREQEHIYVKASSGATIAEEAPGVYKDVDEVVRVSDALGIGDRVARTFPVCNIKG; encoded by the coding sequence ATGAGCGAGACGCCCGCGGATGACCCCGAGACGTTCGAGGCCGGCGGTATCACCCTGGAGAAGCGCCGGGAGTTCGTCTGGGAGATGCCCCGTGACGAGGCCGGGGGGATGCGCGTGCCCGCCCGCATCCTCGCCAGCCGGTCGCTACTGGAGGAGATCAAGAACGACAAGACGCTCCAGCAGCTCCGGAACACGACCCACCTCCCCGGCGTCCGCAAGTACGCCATCTGCATGCCCGACGGCCACCAGGGGTACGGGTTCCCGGTCGGTGGTGTCGCGGGGATAGATGCCGAAGATGGCTGCATTTCTCCTGGAGCTGTCGGATATGATATCAATTGCGGCGTGAGGATGATAAAATCAGATATTTCTTACGAACAGCTCCAGGGTCGCGAGGAGGAACTCGTCGACGCGCTGTTCGACGCGGTCCCGACGGGGCTGGGCGGCGGCGGGGTCGTCGAGAGCGACGTGTCGACGGTGGAGTCGGTCCTCCGGCGGGGCGTCGACTGGGCGCTCGAACACGGCTACGCCGTCGAGGACGACCTGACCCACTGCGAGGACGAGGGGATGCGCCACGACGCGGACCCCTCGGCGGTGTCGGAGAAGGCCAAGAACCGCGGACGGACGCAGCTGGGCTCGCTCGGCTCGGGCAACCACTTCCTCGAGGTCCAGCGCGTCACCGATATCTACCGCGAGGACGTGGCCGACGCGTACGGCCTGGAGCCGGACCAGGTGGTCGTCCTCATCCACTGTGGCTCGCGGGGCCTGGGCCACCAGGTCTGCACGGACTACCTGCGCGACATCGAGCAGGCCCACCAGGGACTCCTCGCGCAGTTGCCCGACCGGGAACTCGCGGCCGCGCCGGCCGGCTCGCAACTGGCCGAGCAGTACTACGGCGCGATGTGCGCGGCCATCAACTTCGCGTGGGTGAACCGCCAGCTCATCACCCACCGCACCCGCGAGGTGTTCGCCGACGTGTTCGGTGCCGACTGGCAGGACCTCGGGATGGACCTGCTGTACGACGTGGCCCACAACATCGCGAAGCGCGAGGTCCACGAGGTGCCCGACGGCGCGGGTGGCACCGAGCAGCGCGAGCTGTTCGTCCACCGGAAGGGCGCGACGCGGGCGTTCCCCGCGGGGAACCCCGAGGTTCCGAAGGCCCATCGGGACGTGGGCCAGCCGGTCATCATCCCCGGTAGCATGGGCGCGGGGTCGTACGTCCTGCGGGGCGGCGAGCACTCCATGCGCGAGACGTTCGGGTCGACGGCCCACGGCGCGGGACGGCTGATGAGCCGGACGCAGGCCAAACAGGACTACTGGGGCGGCGACGTGCAGGACGACCTCCGCGAGCAGGAGCACATCTACGTCAAGGCGTCCTCGGGGGCCACCATCGCCGAGGAGGCCCCCGGCGTCTACAAGGACGTCGACGAGGTCGTTCGGGTCAGCGACGCGCTCGGTATCGGTGACAGGGTGGCGCGGACGTTCCCGGTCTGCAACATCAAGGGCTGA